The Corynebacterium mycetoides genome includes the window GGGTGGTCACCGCCGCCGATGACGGTGAAGCGTGCCTCCCGGCCGAGGCGCGCGGCGGCGTCGAGGAACACGCCCAACCCCTTGCGCGGCTCGTCGAGACGCCCCAAAAAGACGATCTCCACCGGCGCACCCTCCGGCCTGTCTGTGCGCGCGCTGCAGTACAGCGACGTGTCCACGCCGTTGGGGATGAGAACCGGGTCGGTGCCCACCTGCTCCACCTGCCACCGCCTGGCCAATTCGCTCACCGCGATGCCGCCGCGGATCTTCTCCAAGCTCGAGCGCAGCACGGGCAGTACGGCCTTGAGCGCGAGCGAGGACGTCGCCGACGCGTGGTAGGTGGCCACAATGGGCCCCTGCGCGGCGCGCAGCGCGGCCAGCGAGTAGCTCGGCGAGTTCGGCTCGTGGATGTGCAACACGTCGAAGTCGCCGTGCGCGATGAACTGCCGGGTTACCTTCCGCACCTTCGGGCCCACGGCGAGCCTGGCGACGGAGCCGTTGTAGCGAATCGGCACGGACCCGCCCCCGCGGGTGACAAAATCCGGCACGTCGGCCGCCCC containing:
- a CDS encoding glycosyltransferase family 4 protein, with protein sequence MRIGMVCPYSFDAPGGVQAHVLDLARVFRAQGHDVRVLGPATGAADVPDFVTRGGGSVPIRYNGSVARLAVGPKVRKVTRQFIAHGDFDVLHIHEPNSPSYSLAALRAAQGPIVATYHASATSSLALKAVLPVLRSSLEKIRGGIAVSELARRWQVEQVGTDPVLIPNGVDTSLYCSARTDRPEGAPVEIVFLGRLDEPRKGLGVFLDAAARLGREARFTVIGGGDHPPAHGVDFVGRVSEAEKAAILGRADIYVAPNTGGESFGIVLVEAMAAGCAVVASDIEAFAAVCDAAGTSPAGVLFTAGDAGALAAHLRLLIDDPRARHALAAAGSRRAQDYDWAQVAGRIMAVYETVIGQVGSEKVRLG